One Hippoglossus hippoglossus isolate fHipHip1 chromosome 5, fHipHip1.pri, whole genome shotgun sequence genomic window carries:
- the prph gene encoding peripherin, with product MSHSMQTSTSYRRTFGSPHPISMSSYSPVSTRMTPSSGRYMRSASPMVTSRTSSGSYHQQRSRPTAQPPRLSYEKVDFTLSEAINQEFLATRNNEKAELQDLNDRFASFIEKVRYLEQQNGALQQELNQFKGQQQHGQPNRVSDLCQEEMREMRRQLDAVGKERDQYQMERDNLGEDLTLLKQRLDEEAQKRADAEGNLVSFRKDVDDATLARLELERKIESLMDEIEFLKKLHDEEIQDVQVSVQTQQLKMEVDSSVRPDLTGALRDIRAQYETIASKNMQESEDWYQSKFVDMTESAKRNTDALRQAKQEANESRRQIQSLTCEIDAVKNTNEALLRQMREMEDQFGNEIGNYQDNVGRLEDEIRHLKEEMARHLREYQDLLNVKMALDIEIATYRKLLEGEESRITVPMLNMGMSNHYGDRDFEPTPVSGSKRTVLIKTVETRDGEVVKESRREKERDSGHSDGADKEDKDD from the exons ATGAGCCACTCAATGCAAACCTCCACTTCCTACAGGCGCACTTTTGGGAGCCCACACCCCATCTCCATGTCCTCCTACTCTCCTGTGTCTACCCGTATGACCCCGTCTAGCGGACGCTACATGCGTTCAGCGTCACCTATGGTAACGTCCCGCACCAGCTCCGGCTCCTACCACCAACAGCGTTCCCGCCCCACCGCTCAGCCCCCTCGCCTCTCCTACGAGAAGGTGGACTTCACCCTGTCTGAAGCCATCAACCAGGAGTTCTTGGCCACCCGCAACAATGAGAAGGCCGAGCTGCAGGACCTCAATGACCGTTTTGCCAGCTTCATCGAGAAGGTGCGCTACCTGGAGCAGCAGAACGGTGCGCTGCAGCAGGAGCTCAACCAGTTCAAgggccagcagcagcatggcCAGCCCAACCGCGTCTCGGATCTCTGCCAGGAAGAGATGAGGGAGATGAGGCGCCAGCTTGACGCCGTCGGCAAGGAGAGGGACCAGTACCAGATGGAGAGGGACAACCTGGGGGAGGATCTGACTCTGCTCAAGCAAAG GTTGGATGAAGAAGCCCAGAAGAGGGCAGATGCTGAGGGCAACCTGGTTTCCTTCCGTAAG GATGTGGATGATGCCACATTGGCTCgtctggagctggagagaaagaTTGAGTCTCTGATGGATGAGATTGAATTCCTGAAAAAGCTCCATGATGAA GAAATCCAGGACGTACAAGTGAGTGTCCAGACCCAGCAGCTGAAGATGGAGGTGGACAGCAGCGTCAGGCCTGATTTAACTGGTGCCCTGAGGGACATCAGGGCTCAGTATGAGACCATCGCCTCAAAGAACATGCAGGAGTCAGAGGACTGGTACCAGTCCAAG TTTGTGGATATGACTGAGTCTGCAAAGCGCAACACTGACGCGCTGAGGCAGGCCAAGCAGGAAGCCAATGAGTCCAGGAGGCAGATTCAGTCCCTCACCTGTGAAATTGATGCTGTGAAGAACACG AATGAAGCTCTGCTGAGGCAGATGCGTGAAATGGAGGACCAGTTTGGCAATGAGATTGGCAACTACCAGGACAACGTGGGCAGACTGGAGGACGAGATCCGCCATCTGAAGGAGGAGATGGCTCGCCACCTTAGGGAGTACCAGGACCTCCTCAATGTGAAAATGGCTTTGGACATCGAGATCGCCACTTACCGTAAACtgctggagggggaggagagcaG GATTACTGTCCCCATGTTAAACATGGGTATGAGCAATCACTATGGAGACCGAG ACTTTGAACCAACTCCAGTGAGCGGGAGCAAGAGGACTGTGCTGATAAAGACAGTTGAGACTAGAGATGGAGAG GTGGTGAAGGAGTccaggagggagaaggaaagagacTCAGGCCACAGTGATGGAGCCGATAAGGAAGATAAGGATGACTAG